One genomic segment of Verrucomicrobiaceae bacterium includes these proteins:
- a CDS encoding creatininase family protein — MQLADCKWNEIDALDRDTPVLLPLAALEQHGRHMPVFTDSMLTQELMRRVEQRMGPRVLIAPLMWLGNSHHHMDFPGTLSAEPRVYLDLLNGLLENLIAHGLRRLIFINGHGGNDVPGKQSVFETRQRHRQRKDLLLLFATYWHLGAEPWLRDPSIQQRVMGHACEWETSMVLRLRPELVSDPAKTHEVPFGNPFEPATRGWTMPDRSEPGHVGDPRLATAEKGEILFQTFTDAIVSLLDRVIAWDGRSWEG; from the coding sequence ATGCAGCTCGCCGATTGTAAGTGGAACGAGATCGACGCCCTCGATCGCGACACCCCCGTGCTCCTCCCACTCGCCGCCTTGGAGCAGCATGGGCGGCACATGCCGGTCTTTACCGACAGCATGCTCACCCAGGAGCTCATGCGTCGCGTGGAGCAGCGCATGGGCCCGCGTGTGCTCATCGCCCCGCTCATGTGGCTGGGGAATTCCCACCACCACATGGACTTCCCCGGCACTCTCTCCGCCGAGCCACGCGTCTATCTTGATCTGCTCAATGGCCTGCTAGAAAACCTCATCGCCCACGGCCTTCGCCGCCTCATCTTCATCAATGGCCACGGTGGCAACGATGTGCCTGGAAAACAATCCGTCTTCGAGACACGCCAGCGCCACCGCCAGCGGAAGGACCTGCTTCTCCTCTTCGCCACCTACTGGCATCTCGGTGCAGAGCCCTGGCTGCGTGATCCCAGCATCCAGCAGCGTGTCATGGGCCACGCATGCGAATGGGAAACCAGCATGGTCCTGCGACTGCGCCCAGAGCTCGTCAGCGATCCCGCAAAGACTCATGAAGTGCCCTTTGGCAACCCCTTCGAGCCCGCCACACGCGGCTGGACCATGCCCGACCGCAGCGAGCCCGGCCACGTCGGCGATCCACGCCTCGCCACCGCCGAAAAAGGCGAGATCCTCTTCCAAACCTTCACCGACGCCATCGTGAGCCTCCTCGACCGCGTCATCGCCTGGGACGGAAGGAGCTGGGAAGGGTGA
- the lepB gene encoding signal peptidase I, with translation MKRWLFIVAMGFCAISGAAIVGVITLRLSGMIGIYHVPQNGMAPFIQKGDRVVAEAFSICGGLPHRGDVVVFTTAGIASAFMPQTQTQPMIYIKRVVGLPGDTLEFRGDALHINGKPVTDYFDSADIHYLPMALLQNGKTVQVPEEHLFVMGDNSGNSSDSRYWGPLPVKNVFQKYAFHLIRAQATAEKNQPQIAP, from the coding sequence GTGAAACGCTGGTTGTTCATCGTCGCCATGGGCTTTTGCGCCATCAGCGGAGCCGCCATCGTGGGTGTCATCACGCTGCGATTATCCGGCATGATCGGCATCTACCATGTGCCACAGAATGGCATGGCCCCATTCATCCAGAAAGGCGATCGTGTCGTCGCAGAGGCCTTTTCCATCTGCGGAGGTTTACCACATAGGGGCGACGTTGTTGTTTTCACCACCGCTGGCATTGCCTCTGCCTTCATGCCTCAGACTCAGACGCAGCCTATGATTTACATCAAGCGAGTCGTCGGCCTACCTGGTGACACGCTCGAATTCCGTGGCGACGCCCTCCACATCAATGGCAAACCCGTGACCGACTATTTTGACAGCGCTGACATCCACTACCTACCGATGGCGCTGCTTCAAAATGGAAAGACCGTCCAGGTTCCTGAAGAGCACCTCTTCGTCATGGGCGACAATTCCGGCAACAGCTCTGATTCCCGCTACTGGGGCCCTCTCCCTGTGAAAAACGTCTTCCAGAAATACGCCTTCCACCTCATCCGCGCTCAAGCGACAGCGGAGAAAAACCAACCCCAGATAGCGCCGTAA